DNA from Patescibacteria group bacterium:
CTTTATGGATGATCTGAAGAGACACTTTATCGTGCGAAACTTTACCAAGTTCTTTTAAAACAGCCTCCAGGGTGCCTAACACGTCGGTCTTGAGAACGACGGGAATCACCAGCTCCGCGTTTTCCGGCCCGATGATGTCTTTGGTTTGTCCTATGATCGCATGCTCTTTCGCTTTTGTTTCCGCATCTTTCTTTGTCTCATACGCAAAAACCGCCAGTCCGGTATCGGGAACTTTGTTAAAGCCCGTGATGCGCACCGGCGATGAAAATGTTACTGCGTCGGTTTCTTGTCCGGAGAAACTCTCCATGTATCGCACGGGGGAGACGGCATCGCCGCTCACCACGCACATACCCTTTCGCAGTGTGCCATCAGTGACCAGAATCGTGGCGGAGATTCCTTTTCTCGGATCAATATGCGATTCAATGACAACCCCGCGCGCGGGTGCTTGCGGATCTCCCTTGAGTTCCGCGAGCTCCGCCACCAGAAGCACCATGTCAAGCAATTCAGGAATGCGTGTCCCTTGTTTTGCCGAGATCTCCACATACGGAACATCTCCGCCGAATCCCTCAAGGTATATGCCATGTTCTACGAGTTCACTTTTTACTTTGGCCGGATTTGCATTCGGTTTATCAATCTTGTTGATCGCAACGATGTAAGGGATCTTAGCTTCCTTGATCGCTTCAAGCGCTTCAAGCGTTTGCGCTTTTACACTGTCTTCCGCGGAGACCATGAGAATCGCGATGTCGGCAACACGAGCTCCGCGTGAGCGCATGGCGGAAAATGCTTCGTGCCCGGGCGTGTCCAAAAATGTTATGCGCTTATCTTTGTGATGCACTTCATACGCAGACAAGTGTTGAGTAATTCCTCCTGATTCGCCTGAAACCACATTCGTTTTTCTTATGTAATCAAGGAGTGTTGATTTGCCATGGTCAATATGCCCCATGACCACAACGATGGGCGGGCGTTCTATGAGCGTATCTCTCTGTGGTTTGGTTTGCGTAGTCGGCATAACGTTGTAAAAATACAATAAATTCGGGCAATTAGCAAGGTTTCTCGCTATTATTGCTGAGCAAAAAATTTACCGGGGAAAACTCAAGACAGACAAAGAAGTATCTTTAGCTGGGGTGGAGGGGTTAAGGATTACGCGTTAAAATTTCGCGCGTTCTTGATCGCTTGTTTTTCTTCACCGGAGAGTTCGTATTCCGAGGAGAATTTTTTAATCGGTTTTGCGTATACGCTGACGCGTTCGCGCGAGTAAAGACTTGAGAGTACGACACCATCGCCATTCTCGTTCAAGAGCGCGGTGGCGAAACTCTGGTTGCTTCCCGCGCCGGTGCCCTTAAAAGGATTGAATCGCACAGTACTCATACCCTGCACGCTCCGTTTGATCCTCTGTTCCGCTACAACCAGATATTCTTCAATTTGCTTTTGCGAAAGATGCAAACCGGTTACTTCCCGTCCAAGTTGCGTGATTGTATCTTCCAGGCTTTTTGCATTCTTGCCCCGCAAAAGGCGCGAGAATTTAAATTCCAAACGAATAATCCATACAAGTACCAGCACGAGTATCCCCAGGAGAGCATATATGAGAATTTGTTCATCGATGAGCACCATTGGCTATAAATTATACGCTACGAACGTCGTTTTTGCAAAAGGACGTGTTTCATTCTAGAATGGGCACATGAAAAGAATTTTTCTCGACCACGCGGCGACGACACCGCTTGAAAAGGATGTGAAAAAAGTGATGGATGTATACGCGATGAAACACTTTGGCAATCCCAGCTCTCTCCACAAAGAAGGGGTCATCGGGCGCCAAGCGGTTCTAGCGGCGCGCATAGAGGCGGCGCGCTTCTCTGGGGCGCTCCCGGAGGAGATCATATTTACCGGCAGTGGTACGGAAGCGAATAATATCGCTATTTCAGGCGTCTTTGAGGAACTTCTGCGAAACGGAATATCTTTGCGCGAGTGTCATGCGGTCACGAGTGTCATTGAACACCCTTCGGTGCTCCGAGTGTTTCAAGCTCTTGAACGGAAAGGCCTTTCGGTAACCTATGTGGGGGTTAATAGCGGCGGTGCGATTTCGTGCAAAGAAATAAAAGAGGCGCTTCGCAAAAACACAAAGCTTGTTTCAATCATGCATGCGAACAACGAGATCGGAACGATAGAACCAATTCACGAGATCGCTAAGACCGTGCGCCATTTCAGAGAGAAGCAAGGAAGTATCTATCCGTTGGTGCACACGGACGCTTGCCAAACGCTTAATTGTTCTTTGCAGAGCGTGCAATCCTTAGGTGTGGATATGCTCTCCGCGAGCGCGCAGAAAATATACGGACCTAAGGGGGTTGGTATGTTGTATGTAAAGAATGGAACACCGATTGCGCCGCTACTGTACGGTGGAGGACAAGAGAAGGGGCTACGTCCCGGCACCGAAAATGTGGCGGGCATTGTGGGGTTTGCACGTGCTCTCTCCATCACGGAAAAGTTACGAGAGAAAGAGTGTCTTCGCCTTACCAAACTGCGTATTCATTTTCTTGCTCGGTTGAAAGCTCTTTTTCCGGAATGTGTCATCAACGGTGACACGAAAGAGCAGGTGCCGCACATTGTGAACGTGTCATTTCCCGGCACTGACCAAGAAGAACTCGTATTGCGTTTGGATGCGAAAGGGATAGCCGTTGGCGCGCGGAGCGCTTGTGGGGAGAGACACGAAGACGTATCATATTGTGTACAAGCGCTCGGGCCGGGGCACTATCCCGAAGCGGCGGTGAGGTTTAGTATGGGCAGGGGAACCGGAAGACAAGATATTGATCATACGCTCAAAGCGCTCAAAGAAATCTTTAGCAAAATTATACAAAGGACTTAATTGGGGAGGATATAAGATAAAAAATAACCATGAAATACGAAGCAAAAAATTATGAGCATCTGCTCGGCACCAAAGGATTGAGCGATGAATTATTGAAAAATCACTTCAAACTCTATCAGGGATACGTTGCCAACGTAAACAAGATCGGAGATCTGGCGGATACGATTGAGATCGGAACGCCCGCATACGCGGAATTGAAACGCCGGTTCGGCTGGGAGTGGAACGGGATGCGTCTCCACGAGCTGTATTTTGAAAATATGAAAAAGGACGCCAGTGCCATAGATACGCAAAGCAGTGTGTATAAAAAAATTACCGAGAAATTCGGTTCATACGAAAACTGGGAAAAAGATTTTAGGGGCACGGGGACGATGCGCGGCATAGGATGGGCCATACTTGCGTATGATAAAGAAGACGGCAGATTATTTAACGTTTGGATCAATGAACATGATATGGGGCATTTGACGGGAACAGAGCCATTGCTCGTGATGGATGTATTTGAACATGCGTTTGTCCTTGATTACGGACTGGATCGCGCCGGATATGTCGGCGCTTTCATGAACGTGATTGATTGGAACGAAGCACAAATGCGGCTGATGAAATAGTAAGGCAACTCGGATTGTTGAAACCGCTCCCCAGGGGGCGGTTTTCGNNNNNNNNNNNNNNNNNNNNNNNNNNNNNNNNNNNNNNNNNNNNNNNNNNNNNNNNNNNNNNNNNNNNNNNNNNNNNNNNNNNNNNNNNNNNNNNNNNNNAGGTTTTCTTGCCCCGCTTTTTCTTTTCCTGTATCATAGGAATTAATGGAATCCCGTTAGAGTTTTCAGCAGTTTTTATTGCCTGATACTCTAGGGAGAAAATGGGATTGTAGATATTACTCATAGATTAACGGTTGAACGGAAATGCGTTGCGTTTCCTAACTCTAACGGGATGGAACTGGAAAAACTCACAAAAACACAAATCGTATTGCTGACTCTTTTCGTCAGTTTTATTACGTCTATCGCAACGGGCATTACAACGGTGACACTCATGGACCAAGCGCCTCCCGGCCTTACGCATACGATCAGCAAGGTGGTGCAGACAACTATAGAACGGGTCGTTCCTGATAAAACACAGGGGGCAACCACGATTAAGACGGTGGTGGTCAAAGAAGAAGATCTTATCGCAACCGCCGTTGAGAATAATAAGCAAAGTCATGTCTACATCTCCCTCGCCGATACCAAGGAGAAGAAAGAAGGGGAAGAGAATGGCGCGCTGAAGAAAGGAGCATTTGTCACGTCAGGGTTTATTATTTCAGGGGACGGGCTCATCGTTGCTGACGGCGCGTTAGTGTCCGACAAGGAAAATTATGTCGTAACTCTTTCGGATGGAACGGTTATTCCTGTGCATGTCGCGATACGAGACGAAGCGAAAGGTCTCGTACTGCTCACATCGGAACTTGGAGAGAGAAAGGTTTCCTCCGTGAAGTTGGCAAATTCCGACAGTGTGAAACTTGGGGAAGTCGTTGTTGCGCTTGGAGGGATTGATAACCCGCGCATAGTGATCGGAGTCGTCTCATTCCTTGATACGAAGACAGACATTATTCCTAAGCGCGGTGATAATGTAACCAAAGGAGAAACAGAAGAGTTGAAATACTTAAGCGCGATCAATACCAATATTGTGCTGACCTCGGCTGATTCCGGGAGTATGCTCTTTGATACGGATGGGAAAGTAGTGGGAATGAATATGGTGCGGGATGATGTCTCTTTCGCTCTGCCTGCGGATATGATCAAAGCGCTCATCGTTACGCTTGCACAACAGCCAAAAGAGAGCACCGTACAATAAGCATCACCCGAAGCGACTTTCCTGGTTGACTTTATATAAAAATAATGGTATTAAATAGCTAGCGGAATTAGGATTTTGCGCCGCCGAACATTTTTTAAAACAACACACACAACTACCATGCCCCCAATGAATCATTTTACAACTAAAGCAAAAGAAGCAATTCGGCGCGCGCATGAATTGGCGATTGAGCGCGGACAGAATCACGTGAGTCCGGTGCATCTTCTAACCGCGCTCCTTTTGCAAGAAGAATCAATAGTGATCTCTATCTTGGATAAGCTTGAGGTGGATACCATATTGCTTACCGACTCTCTGTTGGAGGCAATTGAATCTGCCGATTCACAAAACATCCTCTCCCCCTCGTACCAGATATACTTGACGCCCGAGCTCGCGCGCATACTTGAAGATTCGGTGCGCGTGTCGCAAAGCCTCAAAGATGAATTTGTCTCAACCGAACATCTTTTCATTGCGATACTTAACGTATCAAGCGAAGCAAAAGAGATCATT
Protein-coding regions in this window:
- a CDS encoding cysteine desulfurase family protein, translated to MKRIFLDHAATTPLEKDVKKVMDVYAMKHFGNPSSLHKEGVIGRQAVLAARIEAARFSGALPEEIIFTGSGTEANNIAISGVFEELLRNGISLRECHAVTSVIEHPSVLRVFQALERKGLSVTYVGVNSGGAISCKEIKEALRKNTKLVSIMHANNEIGTIEPIHEIAKTVRHFREKQGSIYPLVHTDACQTLNCSLQSVQSLGVDMLSASAQKIYGPKGVGMLYVKNGTPIAPLLYGGGQEKGLRPGTENVAGIVGFARALSITEKLREKECLRLTKLRIHFLARLKALFPECVINGDTKEQVPHIVNVSFPGTDQEELVLRLDAKGIAVGARSACGERHEDVSYCVQALGPGHYPEAAVRFSMGRGTGRQDIDHTLKALKEIFSKIIQRT
- a CDS encoding serine protease, coding for MELEKLTKTQIVLLTLFVSFITSIATGITTVTLMDQAPPGLTHTISKVVQTTIERVVPDKTQGATTIKTVVVKEEDLIATAVENNKQSHVYISLADTKEKKEGEENGALKKGAFVTSGFIISGDGLIVADGALVSDKENYVVTLSDGTVIPVHVAIRDEAKGLVLLTSELGERKVSSVKLANSDSVKLGEVVVALGGIDNPRIVIGVVSFLDTKTDIIPKRGDNVTKGETEELKYLSAINTNIVLTSADSGSMLFDTDGKVVGMNMVRDDVSFALPADMIKALIVTLAQQPKESTVQ
- the infB gene encoding translation initiation factor IF-2, which encodes MPTTQTKPQRDTLIERPPIVVVMGHIDHGKSTLLDYIRKTNVVSGESGGITQHLSAYEVHHKDKRITFLDTPGHEAFSAMRSRGARVADIAILMVSAEDSVKAQTLEALEAIKEAKIPYIVAINKIDKPNANPAKVKSELVEHGIYLEGFGGDVPYVEISAKQGTRIPELLDMVLLVAELAELKGDPQAPARGVVIESHIDPRKGISATILVTDGTLRKGMCVVSGDAVSPVRYMESFSGQETDAVTFSSPVRITGFNKVPDTGLAVFAYETKKDAETKAKEHAIIGQTKDIIGPENAELVIPVVLKTDVLGTLEAVLKELGKVSHDKVSLQIIHKGAGDITENDIKVASGSPESIIIGFRVRADSKATAAAEKLGITIKTFAIIYNITDYMEEEVLKRAPKEEVEEQVGEAKILRVFGKTKDKQVLGGRVTVGFIKVGGRVKIFRRETEIGSGKILELQQQKIKTTEVKEGSECGAMIESKVEIASGDTIASFITTTK
- a CDS encoding Fe-Mn family superoxide dismutase, with the translated sequence MKYEAKNYEHLLGTKGLSDELLKNHFKLYQGYVANVNKIGDLADTIEIGTPAYAELKRRFGWEWNGMRLHELYFENMKKDASAIDTQSSVYKKITEKFGSYENWEKDFRGTGTMRGIGWAILAYDKEDGRLFNVWINEHDMGHLTGTEPLLVMDVFEHAFVLDYGLDRAGYVGAFMNVIDWNEAQMRLMK
- a CDS encoding DUF4446 family protein, which encodes MVLIDEQILIYALLGILVLVLVWIIRLEFKFSRLLRGKNAKSLEDTITQLGREVTGLHLSQKQIEEYLVVAEQRIKRSVQGMSTVRFNPFKGTGAGSNQSFATALLNENGDGVVLSSLYSRERVSVYAKPIKKFSSEYELSGEEKQAIKNARNFNA